The following proteins are co-located in the Candidatus Zymogenaceae bacterium genome:
- a CDS encoding HAD-IB family phosphatase → MYRAVALDVCGVLTTHKSVWQFIHEELGLWTNNAEYFQDDFLAGRISYREFCDRDARLWAGIDTGEMERIIDRLPLRKDIDELFSFLTDHSLRVGLISTGLTLLTDRFSRRYPVDFSIANHLLWENGRLTGDVEIRVEHDGKGAALGRFARSVGIRLSEIIAVGDGESDIPMFRAAGMGVGFASGGSVSEKMKRAADVLVTADVAALTAALNNLL, encoded by the coding sequence ATGTACCGGGCAGTGGCCCTCGACGTCTGCGGCGTCCTCACCACCCACAAGAGCGTCTGGCAGTTCATCCACGAAGAGCTGGGTCTCTGGACGAATAACGCAGAATACTTCCAGGACGATTTTCTGGCCGGTCGCATCTCCTACCGGGAATTCTGCGATCGGGACGCCCGCCTGTGGGCGGGGATCGACACAGGCGAGATGGAACGCATCATCGATCGCCTCCCCCTTAGAAAAGATATCGATGAGCTCTTTTCGTTCCTCACGGACCATTCACTCCGGGTCGGTCTCATCTCCACCGGGCTGACACTGCTGACCGATCGGTTTTCCCGACGATATCCCGTCGACTTCTCTATCGCCAACCACCTGTTATGGGAAAACGGCCGTCTGACGGGAGACGTGGAAATACGGGTGGAACACGACGGGAAGGGAGCGGCCCTGGGACGGTTCGCCCGGTCCGTGGGGATACGTCTTTCGGAAATTATCGCCGTGGGCGACGGCGAATCGGACATCCCGATGTTCAGGGCCGCCGGCATGGGAGTTGGATTCGCATCGGGGGGGAGTGTATCTGAAAAAATGAAACGGGCCGCCGACGTCCTCGTTACTGCGGACGTGGCGGCCCTGACGGCTGCATTGAATAATCTGCTGTAG
- a CDS encoding PEGA domain-containing protein, with protein sequence MKRFLVAVILVMFSVSILGCWGINTITIISEPTGSKLYVNGEYVGQTPRSVPQKWDSFGGDATAVKLTNDGYIPFERTILHKELNDMYWSGNFVRGSQFGYGNTFNFSFNLEPDPNYVKPETED encoded by the coding sequence ATGAAAAGGTTTCTTGTTGCCGTCATTCTGGTAATGTTTTCTGTTTCCATCCTCGGTTGCTGGGGAATTAATACTATCACGATTATTTCAGAGCCGACCGGCTCAAAATTGTATGTGAATGGTGAATATGTCGGACAGACGCCCAGAAGCGTTCCGCAGAAATGGGATTCGTTTGGTGGGGACGCCACCGCCGTGAAGCTGACAAATGACGGCTATATTCCCTTTGAGCGGACCATTTTGCATAAAGAATTGAATGATATGTACTGGAGCGGTAATTTCGTCCGGGGATCCCAGTTTGGATATGGGAACACTTTCAATTTCAGCTTCAATCTGGAGCCCGATCCAAACTACGTGAAACCGGAGACGGAGGATTGA
- a CDS encoding tetratricopeptide repeat protein, with the protein MPVTATEVKSNNMRVFIASMIIVALILLPGYMIHSLVKNGKARNSWERYLEYTGVGNDIMGLVAVTEAIDIDGRNAEYYSARAAILNEMEEYNEALLDANEALRLDPTLNEAYYNRGMARLGLGQYDNAIAEFETVLGSDPVHTGAIYGRGEAYFMLELYNKALEDLEKACNLGIPEACDRIDEILEIRGG; encoded by the coding sequence ATGCCCGTGACTGCGACTGAAGTGAAGAGCAACAACATGCGGGTCTTTATTGCGTCGATGATTATCGTAGCGCTGATCCTGCTTCCCGGATACATGATTCATTCACTCGTGAAGAACGGCAAGGCCAGAAATTCCTGGGAGCGGTATCTTGAATACACCGGTGTGGGCAACGACATCATGGGGCTGGTCGCCGTCACAGAGGCGATCGACATAGACGGCAGAAATGCCGAGTACTACTCCGCCCGAGCGGCGATCCTCAACGAGATGGAGGAGTACAATGAAGCACTGCTGGACGCGAATGAAGCCCTGAGGTTGGATCCCACTTTAAACGAGGCGTATTACAACCGGGGTATGGCGAGACTGGGCCTGGGGCAATACGATAACGCGATCGCCGAATTCGAGACGGTCCTTGGCAGCGATCCGGTCCATACAGGGGCAATATACGGCAGGGGCGAGGCATACTTTATGCTGGAGTTATACAACAAGGCTCTGGAGGACCTGGAAAAGGCCTGTAACCTAGGCATCCCCGAAGCCTGTGATCGTATCGATGAAATCCTGGAGATTCGAGGGGGGTGA
- a CDS encoding DUF192 domain-containing protein, whose product MFYIINRTIIAVVLLGIVASFPSSCFGLETVRLRVGDVEITAEVADNSSERSVGLMFRKEMADDHGMLFVYDLPRQLGFWMKNTYIPLSIAFIDASGTIVSIQDMQPLDDTTIHRSPKPVVWALEMNQGWFAENGVDVGDTVRLME is encoded by the coding sequence ATGTTTTATATAATCAACAGAACAATCATCGCCGTCGTCCTTCTGGGTATTGTCGCCTCTTTTCCCTCGTCGTGCTTCGGCCTCGAGACGGTGCGGCTTCGGGTGGGGGATGTGGAAATCACCGCCGAGGTGGCGGACAATTCCTCCGAGCGCTCGGTGGGTCTGATGTTTCGAAAGGAAATGGCCGACGATCACGGCATGCTCTTTGTCTACGATCTCCCCCGGCAGCTCGGCTTCTGGATGAAAAACACCTATATTCCCCTCTCCATTGCGTTTATCGACGCATCGGGAACGATCGTTTCTATCCAGGATATGCAGCCCCTGGATGACACCACCATCCACCGATCGCCGAAACCGGTTGTTTGGGCCCTGGAAATGAACCAGGGATGGTTTGCGGAGAACGGTGTTGACGTGGGGGATACGGTGCGCTTGATGGAGTAA
- a CDS encoding endonuclease/exonuclease/phosphatase family protein translates to MKRFSSVLSIVCIAAVCIVLFGAINTAAEELRVVTINIWSGLDYIGTLKMGEYETKQVREGRYTLLVEELTALDPDVIALNEANPLPGYARKLARDLNMDYVSAVGMGGIHIGCVGIPANFREGDAILAKKELNLRSLGKERLSGGGVITNFFTFHFSEANQVVGGVIEIAGETVYLLNTHIHAGPPHEQWFFDIVAEAVNDGRLSPEGMDEILAKIETDQVWRQEEVDLMLDWITETVPENAPVVLMGDFNAQIHAPEIQDIVNAGFIDTFGEINPDRPGYTWNPDENLNIITLYERETEGLTPVEAVDVMDNFVCRRIDFIFAGGSFEASDIASSEVVLNRSKNNQHPSDHFGLMSILHVK, encoded by the coding sequence ATGAAGCGTTTTTCGTCAGTTCTGTCGATCGTATGTATCGCGGCGGTATGTATCGTTCTTTTTGGGGCCATTAACACGGCCGCAGAGGAACTTCGCGTGGTGACCATAAATATCTGGTCGGGGCTCGACTACATCGGCACCCTGAAGATGGGAGAGTACGAGACGAAACAGGTGCGGGAAGGGCGATATACCCTTCTGGTCGAGGAGCTGACCGCCCTGGATCCCGACGTCATCGCCCTGAACGAGGCGAATCCGCTCCCCGGATACGCCCGGAAACTGGCCAGAGACCTGAATATGGATTACGTCTCTGCCGTCGGCATGGGGGGCATCCATATTGGCTGTGTGGGCATCCCGGCCAACTTCAGGGAGGGGGACGCAATTCTGGCCAAAAAGGAGCTGAATCTTCGCTCCCTGGGCAAGGAGCGGCTCTCGGGGGGCGGCGTCATTACGAATTTTTTCACGTTTCATTTTTCCGAGGCCAACCAGGTGGTGGGGGGGGTGATTGAGATCGCCGGGGAGACGGTGTATCTGTTGAATACGCACATTCATGCGGGTCCCCCCCATGAGCAATGGTTCTTCGATATCGTGGCCGAGGCCGTGAACGACGGGCGCCTCTCGCCCGAGGGGATGGACGAGATACTGGCCAAGATCGAAACCGATCAGGTCTGGCGGCAGGAGGAAGTGGATCTGATGCTCGACTGGATTACAGAGACCGTCCCGGAGAATGCTCCCGTGGTACTGATGGGCGATTTCAACGCCCAGATCCATGCTCCGGAAATACAGGACATCGTCAATGCGGGATTCATCGACACCTTTGGTGAAATCAACCCGGATCGGCCCGGGTACACCTGGAATCCGGACGAAAACCTGAACATTATCACCCTGTACGAACGGGAAACCGAGGGGCTGACTCCGGTGGAGGCGGTGGACGTGATGGACAACTTCGTATGCCGCAGGATCGATTTCATATTCGCGGGGGGATCGTTCGAGGCGTCCGATATCGCATCGAGCGAGGTGGTGCTGAACAGGAGTAAAAACAACCAGCACCCGTCGGATCACTTCGGTCTCATGAGCATATTGCATGTGAAGTGA
- a CDS encoding CoA-binding protein, whose translation MTLADRDVMEAIFAPKSVAIVGVPAGMKMGRLFLMGLLSSGYRGALFLVNPKLDELDGMKVLKQTRDIPGPLDLAIVLVPREKLLDIIDELGEVGTKAAVIFTAGLGELGSDGMKQQEQLVDRAREHGIRLIGPNCQGVYAPRSGLSFFPAMPTTVGNVSFVSGSGSLASLSVGRGASRGMYFNKVISFGNAADLTASDFFSHFGDDPETKVIISYIEGIPEGRRFFETVMRVSALKPVVVWKAGLSDFGARAAQSHTGALAGDERIWHSALIQAGAVPVSGMDELIDTAMIFSFSPRPVGDRVAILSGPGGLAVSAADAAARVGLRLATLSDETQKKIAAVLPPAGISIQNPVDVGLGASGIVEQYTKPARYLMEDDGVDVVVVIGGTFVREMNQAYRRELIAARNDTNKILIAVNLPEFARAVQDDDTDTDFLNAGIPVYPSPERAMIALGGAVRYGRYIQRERRESA comes from the coding sequence ATGACGCTGGCGGATCGAGATGTCATGGAGGCGATTTTTGCCCCGAAGAGCGTGGCGATCGTGGGTGTCCCCGCGGGGATGAAGATGGGGCGGCTGTTTCTCATGGGACTGTTGTCCTCCGGATACCGGGGCGCACTCTTTCTCGTCAATCCGAAGCTGGATGAACTCGACGGGATGAAGGTCCTCAAACAGACACGTGATATTCCCGGCCCGCTGGATCTTGCGATCGTGCTTGTTCCCCGGGAGAAACTTTTGGATATCATCGATGAACTGGGAGAGGTCGGAACAAAGGCGGCGGTCATCTTCACCGCCGGGTTGGGCGAGCTTGGATCGGACGGGATGAAACAGCAAGAGCAGCTCGTCGATCGGGCGCGAGAACACGGCATCCGGCTCATCGGACCGAATTGTCAGGGGGTGTACGCCCCCCGATCCGGCCTGTCGTTCTTTCCCGCCATGCCGACGACGGTGGGAAACGTCTCCTTCGTCTCCGGGAGCGGTTCATTGGCCTCCCTCTCCGTGGGCCGGGGAGCCTCCCGGGGGATGTATTTCAACAAGGTTATCAGCTTCGGCAACGCCGCCGATCTGACGGCTTCTGATTTTTTCTCCCACTTCGGAGACGACCCGGAGACAAAGGTCATTATCTCCTACATCGAGGGCATCCCGGAAGGACGACGTTTTTTTGAAACGGTGATGCGCGTCAGCGCACTGAAGCCGGTGGTGGTCTGGAAGGCGGGCCTGTCCGACTTCGGCGCCCGGGCCGCTCAGTCCCATACCGGCGCCTTGGCCGGCGACGAGCGAATATGGCACTCGGCCCTGATCCAGGCGGGAGCCGTGCCGGTTTCGGGAATGGACGAATTGATCGATACCGCCATGATCTTCTCGTTTTCCCCACGGCCTGTGGGAGATCGGGTGGCGATCCTCTCGGGGCCGGGAGGGCTGGCCGTATCCGCCGCCGACGCCGCGGCGCGGGTTGGTCTGAGGCTTGCGACCCTGTCCGACGAGACACAGAAGAAGATCGCGGCCGTCCTGCCCCCGGCGGGGATCAGCATCCAAAACCCGGTCGACGTGGGCCTGGGCGCGTCGGGGATCGTCGAGCAGTACACGAAGCCGGCCAGGTACCTGATGGAGGACGACGGCGTGGACGTGGTGGTGGTCATCGGCGGGACATTCGTCCGGGAGATGAATCAAGCGTACAGGCGGGAGTTGATTGCGGCCCGAAATGATACGAACAAGATACTGATAGCCGTCAACCTGCCGGAGTTCGCCCGGGCCGTACAGGACGACGATACGGACACCGACTTTCTCAACGCAGGCATCCCGGTATACCCTTCACCGGAGCGGGCCATGATCGCCCTGGGCGGGGCGGTGAGATATGGGCGATATATACAAAGAGAGCGCCGGGAGTCCGCATAA
- a CDS encoding SDR family oxidoreductase — protein MKRVLVTGGAGFLGSHLCGALLDQGHDVLCLDNFFTGRKENIVSFMGDARFEMIRHDVVEPILLEVDQIYHLACPASPIHYQFNPVKTIKTNVIGTLNMLGLAKRVGARILLSSTSEVYGDPEVHPQPEEYWGHVNPIGPRSCYDEGKRVAESLMVSYHEQNNVDIRIARIFNTFGPNMHWNDGRVVSNFIWAALSDRSITVFGDGSQTRSFCYVSDMIRGLVSLMDHPTYPGPVNIGNPTEHTILDIAQIIQEMTGGKSSIVFDALPSDDPTRRKPDISRAMQLFGWEPMVSFEEGLEVTIDYFRELKKGFDRDGLPER, from the coding sequence ATGAAAAGGGTACTGGTTACCGGCGGCGCCGGCTTCCTTGGATCGCATCTCTGTGGCGCGCTTCTCGATCAGGGACATGATGTCCTGTGTCTGGACAACTTCTTTACCGGCAGGAAGGAAAACATCGTCTCGTTTATGGGAGACGCGAGATTCGAGATGATCAGACACGACGTGGTGGAGCCGATACTGCTGGAGGTGGATCAGATCTATCATCTCGCCTGTCCCGCATCACCGATACACTACCAATTCAATCCGGTCAAGACCATCAAGACGAACGTCATCGGCACGCTCAACATGCTGGGTTTGGCAAAGCGGGTCGGGGCGCGGATCCTGTTGAGTTCCACGTCCGAGGTGTACGGCGATCCCGAGGTACACCCGCAACCGGAAGAGTACTGGGGGCATGTCAATCCCATCGGACCCCGAAGTTGTTACGACGAGGGCAAGCGAGTGGCCGAATCCCTGATGGTCTCCTATCATGAGCAGAATAACGTGGATATCCGCATCGCCCGGATATTCAACACGTTCGGACCCAATATGCACTGGAATGACGGTCGAGTCGTCAGCAATTTCATTTGGGCCGCGCTGTCGGACCGGTCAATCACCGTCTTCGGAGACGGCTCCCAGACTCGATCGTTCTGTTATGTGTCCGATATGATTCGGGGGCTGGTTTCGCTCATGGATCACCCGACGTATCCGGGACCGGTGAATATCGGGAATCCCACAGAACACACCATTCTGGATATTGCACAAATCATACAGGAAATGACGGGGGGGAAATCCTCCATCGTCTTTGACGCGCTTCCCTCCGACGACCCGACTCGCAGAAAGCCGGATATCTCCCGGGCCATGCAGCTCTTCGGCTGGGAGCCGATGGTGAGTTTCGAGGAGGGGTTGGAGGTGACCATCGACTATTTTCGGGAGCTGAAAAAAGGCTTCGATCGAGACGGCCTGCCCGAGAGGTGA
- a CDS encoding UDP-glucose/GDP-mannose dehydrogenase family protein, with protein MKICIIGTGYVGLVTGSCFADMGNDVICVDKDEHKIEQLNAGEVTIFEPGLTDLVRRNHRKGRLLFSTDLTGSVKESLILFIAVGTPPDEDGSADLSHVLEVARDIGRAMDGYRIIVDKSTVPVGTADRVREIIGRETTHQFDVVSNPEFLKEGAAVEDFMRPERVIIGTGDVRVAEIMKELYGPFTRTGNPILIMDVRSAELTKYAANAFLATKISFMNEMANLCDRLGANIEWVRKGIGSDSRIGPKFLFPGVGFGGSCFPKDLAAIAETARENGYSLSILDAVLDVNRRQKSVLVGKVLDHFNGDITGKAFAVWGLSFKPNTDDIREAPSIEVVTALLEAGARVLVFDPVAMENFKTIFSDRVQYVDDAYDAVTGADGLLLVTEWNEFRNPDFERMKELMKTPVIFDGRNQYSRKEMKLMGFSYYCIGRPREV; from the coding sequence ATGAAAATCTGTATTATCGGCACCGGATATGTGGGACTGGTTACCGGAAGCTGTTTTGCCGATATGGGGAATGATGTCATCTGCGTGGATAAAGATGAGCATAAGATTGAACAACTCAACGCGGGAGAGGTTACCATCTTTGAGCCGGGGTTGACCGATCTTGTCCGGCGAAACCACAGAAAGGGAAGGCTTCTCTTTTCCACCGATTTGACAGGTTCCGTGAAAGAATCTTTGATCCTTTTTATTGCCGTCGGTACCCCCCCGGATGAAGATGGAAGCGCCGATCTCTCCCATGTGCTGGAGGTCGCCCGGGATATCGGACGCGCAATGGATGGATACAGGATCATCGTCGATAAGAGCACCGTTCCGGTGGGTACGGCGGATAGAGTGAGAGAGATCATCGGGAGGGAGACGACCCATCAGTTCGATGTTGTCTCCAACCCGGAGTTTTTGAAGGAGGGAGCGGCTGTTGAGGATTTCATGCGGCCGGAGCGGGTGATAATCGGCACCGGAGATGTGCGGGTTGCGGAAATCATGAAGGAGCTGTACGGCCCGTTCACCCGTACCGGTAATCCGATTCTCATCATGGACGTCCGATCCGCCGAACTGACGAAATATGCCGCCAACGCCTTTCTGGCCACGAAGATATCATTCATGAACGAGATGGCGAATCTCTGTGATCGACTCGGCGCCAACATCGAATGGGTCAGGAAGGGCATCGGATCGGATTCCCGCATCGGGCCGAAGTTTCTGTTTCCGGGGGTGGGTTTCGGCGGGTCATGTTTCCCGAAGGACCTGGCGGCGATCGCGGAAACCGCCAGAGAAAACGGGTATTCGCTGAGTATCCTCGACGCCGTATTGGATGTGAATAGACGCCAGAAATCGGTGCTGGTTGGGAAGGTGCTGGATCATTTCAACGGCGATATAACAGGAAAAGCGTTCGCCGTATGGGGACTCTCCTTCAAGCCGAATACCGACGACATACGAGAGGCGCCCTCCATCGAGGTTGTGACGGCCCTGCTTGAGGCCGGAGCCCGGGTTTTGGTATTCGATCCGGTGGCGATGGAGAATTTCAAAACGATCTTTTCCGATCGGGTTCAATATGTCGACGACGCCTATGACGCCGTCACCGGCGCCGACGGCCTGCTCCTGGTGACGGAGTGGAATGAATTCCGCAATCCCGATTTCGAGCGCATGAAGGAGCTGATGAAGACGCCGGTGATTTTCGACGGGAGAAATCAATACAGCCGAAAAGAGATGAAACTTATGGGTTTTTCGTATTACTGTATCGGCAGGCCCCGGGAGGTGTGA
- a CDS encoding prepilin-type N-terminal cleavage/methylation domain-containing protein: protein MNIQDDKGFTIIELMVVVMILFIITSFAIPVFLKYRSQSMQSEARVLLSGTYTSEIAYYGEFSEFSTEPEVLNFDPIMDPKYYNDWYVNEYVNPMDGSHHFIVTCSANIDPDVFRDRWIIMDYNREPWNNWDDVNDLEDPYPFP from the coding sequence GTGAATATACAGGATGATAAAGGATTTACCATCATCGAGTTGATGGTTGTGGTTATGATCCTTTTCATTATCACGTCATTCGCCATACCGGTGTTTCTCAAGTATCGTTCCCAGTCGATGCAGAGCGAGGCCCGGGTGCTGCTCAGCGGTACGTATACCAGCGAAATCGCCTATTACGGCGAATTCAGTGAATTCTCCACCGAACCGGAGGTGCTGAACTTCGACCCGATCATGGACCCGAAGTACTACAACGACTGGTATGTCAATGAATACGTTAATCCTATGGACGGCTCGCATCATTTTATTGTGACCTGTTCGGCGAACATCGACCCCGATGTCTTTCGGGATCGATGGATCATTATGGATTACAACAGGGAGCCCTGGAACAATTGGGACGACGTCAACGATCTGGAAGACCCGTATCCATTTCCCTGA
- a CDS encoding tetratricopeptide repeat protein, whose translation MAADTKKKKRQLAILTMIAVISISTFLYISFKPSEKAKSYEECKNLFDTGDFTGCVTCLDNYIQTNPESQAYLMRGDANEKIKNYEAALNDYTEFLNKNKSSHEVYFKRALVYEKLGRLDEAQNDLNISCMYEYAKACNYELAKKSGGSGGSTVTDETGHSATDWVTAAGDYIKAENYSDAVVALNAALTLDPNQTDAYLFRGLSFSNLGRYDEALADYNKVLTTDPNNLKALNNRGVVYWKLERYDEAMNDYKTILSLNPNDYIVLNNRGVLNFQMENFEAARKDFDRVISLKPDFAPAYLNRGVNFSKMNDTTSAKRDFTKACELQLKLGCTEADKL comes from the coding sequence ATGGCTGCCGATACGAAAAAGAAAAAGAGACAATTAGCCATTCTCACGATGATTGCGGTTATTTCTATCAGCACCTTCCTCTACATCAGTTTCAAACCTTCCGAAAAGGCGAAATCCTATGAGGAGTGCAAGAACCTGTTTGACACCGGGGACTTTACCGGATGTGTCACGTGCCTGGATAATTACATCCAGACAAACCCGGAATCACAGGCGTATCTCATGCGGGGAGACGCCAATGAAAAAATCAAAAACTACGAAGCGGCCCTCAATGATTATACCGAGTTTCTCAATAAAAACAAGTCGAGCCACGAAGTGTACTTCAAGCGCGCCCTGGTATACGAGAAACTGGGGAGGTTGGACGAGGCGCAAAATGATCTCAACATATCCTGTATGTACGAATACGCGAAGGCCTGTAATTACGAACTGGCCAAGAAAAGCGGCGGATCCGGTGGCAGCACGGTGACCGACGAAACGGGACACTCCGCTACAGATTGGGTTACCGCCGCCGGCGATTATATTAAAGCCGAAAACTATTCGGATGCCGTCGTCGCCTTAAACGCCGCCCTCACCTTGGATCCAAACCAGACCGATGCGTATCTCTTCAGAGGTCTGAGCTTCAGCAATCTGGGACGCTATGACGAGGCCCTGGCAGACTACAACAAGGTGCTGACGACAGACCCCAACAACCTGAAGGCCCTCAATAATCGTGGCGTCGTGTATTGGAAGCTGGAACGCTATGATGAGGCGATGAATGATTACAAGACGATCCTCTCACTCAATCCAAACGACTACATCGTACTGAATAATCGGGGAGTACTGAACTTTCAGATGGAAAACTTTGAAGCCGCACGAAAGGATTTCGACAGAGTCATCAGCCTGAAACCGGACTTCGCCCCCGCCTATCTGAATCGAGGGGTTAATTTCAGCAAAATGAATGATACGACATCGGCTAAAAGGGATTTTACCAAGGCCTGTGAACTACAGCTTAAACTCGGATGTACCGAAGCGGACAAGCTGTAG
- a CDS encoding 30S ribosomal protein S21 yields the protein MEVKVHDNDVEKAIKVLKNKLAKSGFFKEMKERRYYEKPSIKKKRKRAEAKKRALKAMRRRKQDY from the coding sequence TTGGAGGTTAAGGTTCACGACAATGATGTCGAGAAGGCTATAAAAGTCCTCAAGAATAAGCTTGCAAAAAGCGGTTTCTTCAAGGAGATGAAGGAGCGGCGCTATTACGAAAAACCGAGTATCAAGAAAAAAAGAAAACGGGCGGAAGCGAAAAAACGCGCCCTCAAGGCCATGCGCCGCAGGAAGCAGGACTATTAG
- a CDS encoding 1-acyl-sn-glycerol-3-phosphate acyltransferase: MRLETALIALLALLLIYRILKGTVKKLARKRIRRQSLKTIRRFRIRIERFKLTRKKYIKFQILKEREIWEEMDRYARRNQITTEEAMDRVEEYIDEIVPFFNILSYYKFGYATAHFLLNLIYNVVIDEKNLSMLKRVPKNSVVIYIMNHRSNADYLLVAYMLAEHIALSYAVGEWARIWPLEYIFKSFGSYFIRRKFREPLYHKVLEKYVQLISKNGITQGIFVEGGLSRDGRLRDAKVGLMDYIVKILQDDDFTQDVIFVPTAINYDRVLEDLNLVREIHGAPPEKKGVKKLLSGASIIVQIPRVIIRNGFYYIFKGIRKYGYTSVALGRPISLRHYLEVRGRDIFSLEDKERKNEIKLFVNTVMKRVGEVIPVTPVPLVSLTILKDGRVVIPRTELLHGMRKALSHLVQKDARIVRGDEFLDIETEKARLRAVAQDRTRELLDFEHSLIETEEMDRTLSLALEVLSLRNIAWKKKDDIVINPNRKEVLTYYSNSIIHLFDE; the protein is encoded by the coding sequence ATGCGGCTGGAAACAGCGCTGATCGCGCTTTTAGCCCTTCTCCTTATCTACCGTATTCTCAAGGGAACCGTAAAAAAACTCGCCCGGAAACGCATCCGTCGCCAGAGTCTCAAGACGATTCGTCGGTTTCGTATTCGAATCGAGCGGTTCAAGCTGACGCGGAAGAAATACATCAAGTTTCAGATCCTCAAGGAACGGGAGATCTGGGAGGAGATGGATCGATACGCCAGAAGAAACCAGATTACCACCGAGGAGGCGATGGATCGGGTCGAGGAGTACATCGACGAGATCGTCCCTTTCTTCAATATCTTATCCTACTACAAATTCGGATACGCAACGGCCCACTTCCTTCTGAATCTCATTTACAACGTTGTCATTGACGAAAAAAATCTCAGTATGTTGAAACGGGTGCCGAAAAACAGCGTGGTCATTTACATCATGAACCACCGGAGCAATGCCGACTACCTCCTCGTGGCCTACATGCTCGCCGAGCACATCGCCCTCTCCTATGCCGTGGGGGAATGGGCGCGCATCTGGCCCCTCGAGTACATCTTCAAGAGCTTTGGTTCCTATTTCATTCGCCGAAAATTTCGTGAACCACTGTACCATAAGGTGCTGGAAAAGTATGTTCAGCTCATCAGTAAAAACGGTATCACCCAGGGCATCTTCGTGGAAGGGGGGTTGAGCCGGGACGGGCGGCTCAGGGACGCGAAGGTGGGCCTGATGGATTATATCGTCAAGATCCTTCAGGATGATGATTTCACCCAGGATGTGATCTTCGTGCCGACGGCGATCAACTACGACCGGGTCCTGGAAGACCTCAACCTAGTGCGCGAGATACACGGCGCACCCCCGGAAAAAAAGGGAGTCAAAAAGCTTCTCTCCGGCGCGTCCATTATCGTCCAAATACCCCGGGTCATCATCAGAAACGGTTTTTACTACATATTCAAGGGGATTCGTAAATACGGGTATACATCGGTGGCCCTGGGACGACCGATCTCCCTGAGACATTACCTTGAGGTGAGGGGCAGGGACATCTTCTCCCTGGAGGACAAGGAGAGAAAAAACGAGATAAAGCTCTTTGTGAATACCGTCATGAAGCGTGTGGGTGAGGTCATCCCCGTTACACCGGTGCCGCTGGTATCCCTGACGATACTCAAGGACGGACGAGTTGTGATACCCAGAACGGAGCTGCTCCACGGCATGAGAAAGGCCCTCAGCCACCTTGTCCAAAAGGACGCCCGCATCGTCCGCGGGGACGAATTTCTGGACATCGAAACGGAAAAGGCGCGCCTGAGGGCCGTGGCGCAGGACAGAACCCGGGAACTCCTGGATTTTGAACACAGCCTCATCGAAACCGAGGAGATGGACAGAACCCTCTCCCTGGCGCTGGAGGTGCTGTCGCTTCGGAATATCGCCTGGAAGAAAAAGGACGACATCGTCATAAATCCGAATCGGAAGGAGGTGCTCACCTATTACAGCAACTCCATCATTCACCTTTTCGACGAGTGA